One region of Betaproteobacteria bacterium genomic DNA includes:
- a CDS encoding acetolactate synthase large subunit, with product MNGAESLVRTLIASDVNVCFANPGTSEMHFVAALDRVEGIRCVLGLFEGVVTGAADTYYRLAEKPASTLLHLGPGLGNGISNLHNAKKARSGIVNIVGEHAGYHIKHDAPLTADIEGIARPVSHWLKTSPDARSVAGDGAAAVEAARTPPGCIATLILPADTAWGEADGPVTARPPVPRRRVGSDAIQAGARALRAGSGAAILLGGAALRGRALEMAGRIAARTGCKLFSEFNTARGECGAGRVHAPRLPFVVDQALAALAGTRELVLVGAKTPVSFFAYPGKPSVLVPEGCNVTEVADVGTDLLHALEALADELGATRTAPAGICVYEPPQAPTGEPTPDGVCAVLGALLPENAIVCDEGITTGRNIGRFLESAAPHDFLSIMGGSIGWGLPAGLGAALAAPDRKVFVLEGDGSAMYTHQALWTMARENLDVTMLICANRSYRILEHEFKNVGAGQPGVRARDMLTLDRPYPDWLALARGFGVEAGRASSLEELARELKHGFAASGPYLIELLM from the coding sequence ATGAACGGCGCAGAGAGCCTGGTGCGCACGTTGATCGCGTCCGACGTCAACGTCTGTTTCGCCAACCCGGGCACGTCCGAGATGCACTTCGTCGCCGCGCTCGACCGCGTGGAAGGTATCCGTTGCGTGCTCGGCCTGTTCGAGGGCGTGGTGACCGGTGCGGCCGACACGTACTACCGGCTTGCCGAGAAGCCTGCCTCCACCCTCCTGCACCTCGGCCCTGGCCTCGGCAACGGCATTTCAAACCTGCACAACGCGAAGAAGGCACGCTCGGGCATCGTCAACATCGTCGGCGAGCACGCCGGCTATCACATCAAGCACGACGCGCCGCTTACCGCCGACATCGAAGGCATCGCGCGTCCGGTGTCGCACTGGCTCAAGACCTCGCCCGACGCGCGCAGTGTCGCCGGCGACGGAGCGGCTGCGGTCGAAGCGGCCCGCACCCCGCCCGGCTGCATCGCCACCTTGATCCTGCCCGCCGACACCGCCTGGGGCGAGGCCGACGGACCGGTGACTGCCCGGCCGCCCGTGCCGCGGCGGCGAGTCGGTTCCGACGCGATCCAGGCGGGCGCGCGCGCGTTGCGCGCCGGGTCCGGCGCCGCCATTCTGCTCGGCGGCGCGGCATTGCGTGGCCGCGCGCTGGAGATGGCCGGCCGCATCGCGGCCCGCACCGGCTGCAAGTTGTTTTCCGAGTTCAACACCGCGCGCGGCGAATGCGGCGCGGGGCGCGTGCATGCGCCGCGCCTGCCGTTCGTGGTCGACCAGGCGTTGGCGGCGCTCGCCGGAACGCGCGAGCTGGTCCTGGTCGGTGCGAAGACGCCGGTGTCGTTTTTCGCCTATCCGGGCAAGCCGAGCGTGCTCGTGCCCGAAGGCTGCAACGTGACCGAAGTGGCCGACGTGGGCACGGATCTTTTGCATGCGCTGGAAGCGCTCGCCGACGAGCTCGGTGCCACGCGCACGGCGCCGGCCGGGATATGCGTCTACGAGCCGCCGCAAGCGCCAACCGGGGAGCCGACGCCCGACGGCGTCTGCGCCGTCCTCGGCGCACTCCTCCCCGAGAACGCCATCGTCTGCGATGAAGGCATCACGACCGGACGCAACATCGGCCGGTTTCTGGAGAGTGCCGCGCCGCACGATTTCCTGAGCATCATGGGCGGATCCATCGGCTGGGGATTGCCGGCCGGGCTCGGGGCGGCGCTCGCAGCGCCCGATCGCAAGGTGTTCGTGCTCGAAGGCGACGGCAGCGCGATGTACACCCACCAGGCGTTGTGGACCATGGCGCGCGAGAATCTCGACGTCACGATGCTGATCTGCGCCAACCGCTCCTATCGCATCCTCGAGCACGAATTCAAGAATGTCGGCGCGGGTCAGCCGGGTGTTCGCGCGCGCGACATGCTCACCCTCGATCGCCCCTACCCCGACTGGCTGGCCCTGGCGCGCGGCTTCGGCGTCGAGGCGGGACGCGCCAGCAGCCTGGAAGAGCTTGCCCGAGAGCTCAAGCATGGCTTCGCAGCCAGCGGGCCGTACCTGATCGAATTGCTGATGTAG
- a CDS encoding alpha/beta fold hydrolase: MRHPNEEELSMTASKPDRARQLAALPVKANEDPFVVATGGFYRRWFNLVDDIQPIVDTVKTLESTEDEDWVPAWSAVADRYEREAQAAASGGDKQAARNAYLHAKTYLSIARFPAPYHSGSAICPAAMGPIKARAYERYLECFQRATALLDRPPELVRVRRDGMEAVGHLRIPSHASASKRVPAVLVMCGADMYKEDREKYADGAMTEGLASLVVDAPGTGQTTFPHAPEAIVAWQAALDALQARPEIDGARIAAFGVSRGGLWVMRLAALDARIKGVIAVAPGGVGYWGTPEERAQWRKAAFERAKSNWFGPRGTRPLPHEPTEDEQRQDFLRWSLKDNVLLDKLTMPMYLVNGKVDHLTPIGNLYLALESGPPTGRVARVYADDGHIAAKNEREWGPAAWKWLRETLERTDA; this comes from the coding sequence ATGCGTCATCCGAACGAGGAGGAGCTTTCGATGACAGCCAGCAAGCCCGATCGCGCGCGCCAGCTCGCCGCATTGCCGGTGAAGGCGAACGAGGACCCGTTCGTCGTTGCCACCGGCGGCTTCTACCGGCGCTGGTTCAACCTTGTCGACGACATCCAGCCGATCGTCGACACGGTGAAGACGCTAGAGAGCACCGAGGACGAGGATTGGGTGCCGGCATGGAGCGCGGTTGCCGATCGCTACGAGCGCGAAGCGCAAGCCGCTGCCTCGGGTGGCGACAAGCAAGCCGCGCGCAACGCCTATCTGCACGCCAAGACCTATCTCAGCATCGCCCGCTTCCCCGCTCCATACCACTCCGGCTCGGCCATCTGTCCCGCCGCCATGGGACCGATCAAGGCGCGCGCCTACGAGCGCTATCTCGAATGCTTCCAAAGGGCGACCGCGTTGCTCGATCGGCCGCCGGAGCTCGTGCGCGTGCGGCGCGACGGCATGGAAGCGGTAGGCCATCTGCGTATCCCGTCTCATGCCTCGGCGTCCAAGCGCGTGCCCGCCGTTCTCGTCATGTGCGGCGCCGACATGTACAAGGAGGACCGCGAGAAGTATGCCGACGGCGCGATGACCGAGGGCCTGGCCTCGCTCGTGGTCGACGCGCCCGGCACCGGACAGACGACCTTCCCGCATGCGCCGGAAGCCATCGTCGCCTGGCAGGCGGCGCTGGATGCCTTGCAGGCGCGGCCGGAAATCGACGGCGCCCGGATCGCCGCATTCGGCGTGAGCCGTGGCGGGCTATGGGTCATGCGGCTGGCGGCGCTCGATGCCCGCATCAAGGGGGTGATCGCGGTCGCGCCGGGCGGCGTCGGCTACTGGGGAACGCCGGAGGAACGCGCGCAATGGCGCAAGGCCGCGTTCGAACGGGCGAAGAGCAACTGGTTCGGCCCGCGCGGCACGCGGCCGCTGCCGCACGAGCCGACCGAGGACGAGCAGCGGCAGGATTTCCTGCGCTGGTCGCTCAAGGACAACGTACTGCTCGACAAGCTGACCATGCCGATGTACCTGGTGAACGGCAAGGTCGATCACCTCACGCCGATCGGCAATCTTTATCTCGCGCTCGAAAGCGGGCCGCCGACCGGCAGGGTCGCACGGGTCTATGCCGACGACGGCCATATCGCCGCCAAGAACGAACGCGAATGGGGACCGGCGGCGTGGAAGTGGCTGCGCGAGACGCTGGAGAGAACCGACGCTTGA
- a CDS encoding flavin reductase family protein gives MFFETKDTSRETLRAYGLSFNPFKAIVTPRPIGWVTTQNRDGAVNLAPFSFFNAISSDPPIVVYGANGTHEADGGEKDSLRNVRETGEFVCNLATWELRSQMNLTSTPAPPGIDETQAVGLATAPSRLVKPPRVAASPAHLECKLHQLVELPPDPRNGKRNTMVVGLVIGIHIDDAFVVNGRFDTARAQPIARLGYNDYAVVTEAFEMIRPDWPLDGRNERKPGS, from the coding sequence ATGTTCTTCGAGACCAAGGACACATCGCGCGAAACGCTCCGAGCCTATGGGCTCTCGTTCAATCCCTTCAAGGCCATCGTCACGCCGCGCCCGATCGGCTGGGTGACGACCCAGAACCGCGACGGCGCCGTCAACCTGGCGCCGTTCTCGTTCTTCAACGCGATTTCGTCCGATCCTCCGATCGTGGTCTACGGCGCGAACGGCACGCACGAAGCCGATGGCGGCGAGAAGGATTCGCTGCGCAACGTGCGCGAGACGGGTGAGTTCGTCTGCAATCTGGCGACATGGGAGCTGCGAAGCCAGATGAACCTGACATCGACACCCGCCCCGCCTGGCATCGATGAGACGCAGGCCGTCGGCCTCGCCACTGCACCTTCGCGCCTGGTAAAGCCGCCGCGCGTCGCCGCCTCGCCAGCCCATCTCGAATGCAAGCTGCACCAACTGGTGGAGCTGCCGCCCGACCCGCGTAACGGCAAGCGCAACACCATGGTGGTCGGTCTCGTGATCGGCATCCACATCGACGACGCATTCGTCGTCAACGGCCGCTTCGATACCGCTCGCGCCCAGCCCATCGCCCGGCTCGGTTATAACGACTATGCCGTGGTCACCGAGGCGTTCGAGATGATACGGCCGGACTGGCCGCTCGACGGCCGCAACGAGCGAAAACCGGGTTCCTAA
- a CDS encoding tripartite tricarboxylate transporter substrate binding protein has translation MLVWWHLSRNNSRPEKKLANRFAQSERMVMTHSIRRVRLAAATAAAALVLSTTIAAAQPDANRPIRMVVAVAAGGSTDIVARAVAARFTERTGQQVVVDNRPGAGGVIGLELVVKSPPDGHTLIMGPGSFGTLNSFFPKAPDIQKELAPIALLATSPYLLVVQSKLPVHSVKELIAYARERPGKLTYSGSTVTSLQRLSGEHLKRMAGIDMLFVPYKGTGALMPDLLAGRLDVAFDNVLVLTTYVKSGQLRALAVTGAKRSVVMPQLPTISEAGVAGFQSAGWFGVFSPVKTPAAVITRLNAEFTALMEAPGLRDRLIAQGAEPLSGPPDALRKHLAREIETWSRLIREAGLKVN, from the coding sequence ATGCTTGTATGGTGGCATCTCTCCCGGAACAACAGCCGGCCGGAGAAGAAACTTGCCAACCGCTTCGCGCAATCCGAAAGGATGGTCATGACGCATTCGATTCGACGTGTCCGCCTGGCCGCCGCCACGGCAGCAGCAGCGCTTGTTCTCTCGACCACGATTGCGGCCGCACAGCCCGACGCGAATCGCCCGATCCGCATGGTCGTCGCCGTGGCCGCCGGCGGCAGCACCGACATCGTCGCGCGTGCGGTGGCGGCGCGCTTCACCGAGCGTACCGGCCAGCAGGTCGTGGTCGACAACCGCCCGGGTGCGGGCGGCGTCATCGGCCTGGAGCTCGTCGTCAAGTCCCCGCCCGATGGACACACGCTGATCATGGGGCCGGGTTCGTTCGGTACGCTCAACAGCTTCTTCCCCAAGGCGCCGGACATTCAGAAGGAGCTCGCGCCGATCGCGCTGCTGGCGACCTCGCCCTACCTGCTGGTGGTGCAATCGAAGCTGCCGGTGCACAGCGTGAAGGAATTGATTGCGTATGCAAGAGAGCGGCCCGGCAAGCTCACCTATTCCGGGTCCACGGTGACATCGCTGCAGCGGCTCTCCGGCGAGCATCTCAAGCGCATGGCGGGCATCGACATGCTGTTCGTCCCCTACAAGGGGACCGGTGCGCTCATGCCCGATCTGCTGGCGGGGCGGCTGGACGTGGCTTTCGACAACGTGCTCGTACTGACCACGTATGTGAAAAGCGGGCAGCTGCGTGCGCTCGCCGTGACCGGAGCAAAACGCTCCGTGGTGATGCCGCAGTTGCCGACCATTTCGGAGGCAGGCGTTGCGGGCTTTCAGTCCGCCGGCTGGTTCGGCGTGTTCAGCCCGGTCAAGACCCCGGCGGCGGTCATCACCCGGCTGAACGCGGAGTTCACGGCGCTCATGGAAGCGCCGGGCTTGCGCGATCGGCTCATTGCACAGGGCGCCGAGCCCCTCTCCGGGCCGCCCGATGCGCTGCGCAAGCACCTGGCGCGCGAGATCGAAACCTGGAGCAGGCTCATTCGCGAGGCGGGGCTAAAGGTCAATTGA
- the parC gene encoding DNA topoisomerase IV subunit A, with product MDDTLTRDLFEDDADENIAPIESHASQAYLSYAVSTVKARALPEVADGLKPVQRRILYAMHAAGGQGFAKCARYVGEVLGKYHPHGDSSTYEALVHLAQPFSMRYPLIEGQGNFGSRDGDSAAAYRYTEARLARYAELMLAEIDEGTVDFQKNYDGKFDEPVLLPARLPFGLLNGSFGIPVGFSTRIPSHNLSEVAQAAIAVIRNPKASVDDVLAVMPGPDYPGGGQIISRPDELRAAYETGRGSITMRARWTVEQLARGQWQIVVTELPHTTSARQVQEEIQALVEPKPSSGRKDVSPEQKRTRQFILDLVETVRDESDRRSKLRLVIEPRSSRQSVEETVAALLVHTSLETKIPINMTWIGLDGFPDQKGIVAILREWTDFRIVTVHRRTEYRLQKCQDRLHIVEGRIKAFAHIDEIIKVIRASEDVASARAALMARWKFTERQAQDICDLRLGQLTRLDGIKLNDERKSLQAERDEYNRILGSDRALRSLVVKELEQDAKKYGDPRRSAIESAERASIERSVVEEPVTVILSQRGWIRARNGHDIDMNAVSFKDGDERFVEIECKTTDPLVLLGQSGKTYTLAVASLPTGRGDGVPVNTLISSDRDTIVWIGTGDAQTLLLLHTSAGNGFVCKLGDMVSRMKAGKEFLSVPEGAQVLPALRLWRSDAAPKGSSDYWLAALSSDARLLLFRLAEVPTRSNGGLGVTLLALPQGMQLASLAVTDGRTLVVSGERRGKVVDEALGAQVLKEHMGKRAQRGRVLDARLKAPRLIAPLYG from the coding sequence ATGGACGACACACTGACTCGCGACCTTTTCGAAGACGACGCGGACGAGAACATCGCGCCGATCGAATCGCACGCGTCGCAAGCCTACCTGAGCTATGCGGTCAGCACCGTGAAGGCGCGTGCATTGCCGGAGGTGGCCGACGGCCTGAAACCGGTCCAGCGCCGCATCCTCTATGCGATGCACGCCGCCGGCGGTCAAGGATTCGCCAAGTGCGCGCGCTACGTCGGCGAAGTGCTCGGCAAGTACCACCCGCACGGCGATTCCTCCACCTACGAGGCACTGGTGCACCTGGCGCAGCCCTTCAGCATGCGCTATCCGCTGATCGAGGGTCAGGGCAACTTCGGCAGCCGCGACGGCGATTCGGCCGCGGCGTATCGTTACACCGAGGCGCGGCTCGCGCGCTATGCCGAGCTGATGCTGGCCGAGATCGACGAGGGCACCGTCGACTTCCAGAAGAACTACGACGGCAAGTTCGACGAGCCGGTGCTGCTGCCGGCGCGCCTGCCGTTCGGACTGTTGAACGGCTCGTTCGGTATCCCGGTGGGATTTTCCACTCGCATTCCGTCGCACAACCTGAGCGAGGTCGCGCAGGCGGCCATCGCAGTCATCCGCAATCCGAAGGCCAGTGTCGACGACGTGCTCGCGGTCATGCCGGGGCCCGACTACCCGGGCGGCGGACAGATCATTTCGCGCCCGGACGAGCTCCGCGCCGCCTACGAGACCGGCCGCGGCTCGATCACCATGCGCGCGCGCTGGACGGTGGAGCAGCTGGCGCGCGGCCAGTGGCAGATCGTCGTGACCGAGTTGCCGCATACCACCTCGGCGCGCCAGGTGCAGGAGGAAATCCAGGCGCTGGTCGAGCCCAAGCCTTCCTCGGGCCGCAAGGACGTGAGCCCCGAGCAGAAGCGCACGCGCCAGTTCATCCTCGATCTGGTCGAAACGGTGCGCGACGAATCGGATCGCAGGTCGAAGCTGCGCCTGGTGATCGAGCCGCGCTCCTCGCGCCAGAGCGTCGAGGAGACGGTCGCGGCGCTCCTGGTGCACACGAGCCTCGAGACCAAAATCCCCATCAACATGACCTGGATCGGGCTCGACGGGTTTCCCGACCAGAAAGGGATCGTCGCGATCCTGCGCGAGTGGACCGATTTCCGCATCGTCACTGTGCACCGCCGAACCGAATACCGGCTGCAGAAATGCCAAGACCGCTTGCATATCGTCGAGGGGCGCATCAAGGCGTTCGCGCACATCGACGAGATCATCAAGGTGATCCGCGCTTCCGAGGACGTGGCCTCGGCGCGGGCGGCCTTGATGGCGCGCTGGAAGTTCACCGAGCGCCAGGCGCAGGATATCTGCGACCTGCGGCTCGGCCAATTGACGCGGCTCGACGGGATCAAGCTGAACGACGAGCGCAAGTCGCTGCAGGCCGAGCGCGACGAATACAACCGCATCCTCGGCTCGGACCGGGCGCTGCGCAGCCTCGTCGTCAAGGAGCTCGAGCAGGACGCGAAGAAATACGGTGATCCGCGCCGCAGCGCGATCGAGTCGGCCGAGCGCGCCAGCATCGAGCGCTCGGTGGTGGAGGAACCGGTTACGGTGATTCTCTCGCAGCGCGGCTGGATTCGGGCGCGCAACGGTCATGACATCGACATGAACGCGGTGTCGTTCAAGGACGGCGACGAGCGCTTCGTCGAGATCGAGTGCAAGACGACCGACCCGCTGGTGCTGCTGGGTCAGTCCGGGAAGACCTACACCCTGGCGGTCGCGAGCCTGCCGACCGGTCGCGGCGACGGCGTGCCGGTCAACACGCTCATTTCGTCCGACCGGGACACAATCGTGTGGATCGGCACGGGCGACGCGCAGACCCTGCTGCTGCTCCACACCTCGGCCGGCAATGGATTCGTCTGCAAGCTGGGCGATATGGTGAGCCGCATGAAGGCGGGCAAGGAGTTCCTGAGCGTGCCGGAGGGCGCACAGGTGTTGCCGGCCCTGCGGCTGTGGCGCTCGGACGCGGCCCCGAAGGGCAGCAGCGACTATTGGCTCGCCGCGCTCTCCTCGGATGCGCGCCTGCTGCTGTTCCGGCTTGCCGAAGTGCCCACCCGCTCCAACGGCGGGTTGGGGGTGACGCTGTTGGCGCTGCCGCAAGGCATGCAGCTCGCCTCGCTGGCTGTGACCGACGGCCGCACGCTCGTGGTGTCGGGCGAGCGCCGCGGCAAGGTGGTCGACGAGGCGCTGGGCGCGCAGGTGCTGAAGGAGCACATGGGCAAGCGTGCCCAGCGCGGGCGCGTGCTGGATGCGCGGCTCAAAGCACCCCGGCTGATTGCGCCCTTGTATGGATAG
- a CDS encoding DNA topoisomerase IV subunit B: protein MANRKTVYNEASFRALKGLEPVRQNPGMYTHVVHPLHIVQEAIDNAVDEALAGFGRRIVVTVYKDGSIEVVDEGRGIPVGIHPEEGKHVVEMAFTMLHAGGKFDKEGNESAYVIAGGLHGVGVAVTNALSKRLEVTVYREGAKHVMAFEDGEVVEKLKSAKGKEFERRTGTVVRAWPNPKYFDSPNIPQGELEHLIRSKAYLLPGLTTVLRFEGKEGFEEKSWTFKGGMAQYFDAMLGGRELAAPLFTGERYFDEDPKEQSAEIMPGEGAAWALGFLAFGDTFTESHVNLIPTRSGGSHELGFRNGIFDALRAFMDTRSITPKGVKLVADDMWSRACFTLSAKIVRTQFHGQTKEKLTTKHAVRLLELCVRDAFELWLNAHPEDGKRIAELAVEQAMNRLRKGQKYERKKSSGVATLPGKLVDCASGDTSRNELFMVEGDSAGGSAKEARDKDTQAVLPLRGKVLNTMSKDSRTVLANKELQAIATAIGVDPHGFDDTPDLSGLRYGRVIVMTDADVDGGHIQALLLTFFFMHCPRLVEAGRVYVAQPPLFKIEVAAQGKGKPARRVYCLDEEELDDALGLLRKEGVKEGAWEISRFKGLGEMSPEQLWDTTMNPDTRRLVQMRLARDQIKQVRSTFELLMDAGEAEGRRNWMREHWKTVEADV from the coding sequence ATGGCCAATCGTAAGACGGTATACAACGAAGCCTCGTTCCGGGCGCTGAAGGGCCTGGAGCCGGTGCGGCAGAACCCCGGCATGTATACGCACGTCGTGCATCCGCTGCACATCGTGCAGGAGGCGATCGACAACGCGGTGGACGAAGCGCTGGCCGGCTTCGGCCGCCGTATCGTGGTGACGGTGTACAAGGACGGCTCGATCGAAGTGGTCGACGAAGGCCGCGGCATTCCCGTGGGGATTCACCCCGAGGAGGGCAAGCACGTGGTGGAGATGGCCTTCACCATGCTGCATGCCGGCGGCAAGTTCGACAAGGAAGGCAACGAGTCGGCCTACGTGATCGCGGGCGGCCTGCACGGGGTGGGGGTCGCAGTGACCAATGCGTTGTCGAAGCGGCTCGAAGTGACCGTGTACCGCGAGGGCGCGAAGCATGTGATGGCGTTCGAGGACGGGGAGGTCGTCGAGAAGCTGAAGAGCGCCAAGGGTAAGGAATTCGAGCGTCGCACCGGCACGGTCGTGCGTGCCTGGCCCAATCCGAAGTACTTCGACAGCCCCAATATCCCTCAAGGCGAGCTGGAGCACCTCATCCGCTCCAAGGCTTATCTGCTGCCCGGCCTCACGACCGTGCTGCGCTTCGAAGGCAAGGAGGGCTTCGAAGAGAAATCGTGGACGTTCAAGGGCGGGATGGCGCAGTACTTCGATGCCATGCTGGGCGGGCGCGAGCTGGCGGCGCCGCTCTTCACCGGGGAGCGCTATTTCGACGAGGACCCCAAGGAGCAGTCGGCCGAGATCATGCCGGGCGAAGGCGCGGCCTGGGCGTTGGGTTTTTTGGCCTTCGGCGATACCTTTACCGAGAGCCATGTCAATCTCATCCCGACCCGTTCGGGCGGCTCGCACGAGCTCGGGTTTCGCAACGGCATCTTCGATGCTTTGCGTGCCTTCATGGATACTCGCAGCATCACCCCCAAAGGCGTGAAGCTGGTGGCCGACGACATGTGGTCGCGCGCCTGCTTCACCCTTTCCGCCAAGATCGTGCGCACGCAGTTCCACGGCCAGACCAAGGAGAAGCTCACCACCAAGCACGCCGTCCGGCTGCTCGAGCTGTGCGTGCGCGACGCCTTCGAGCTGTGGCTCAATGCGCACCCCGAGGACGGCAAGCGCATCGCCGAGCTCGCGGTGGAGCAGGCGATGAACCGGCTGCGCAAGGGGCAGAAGTACGAGCGCAAGAAATCCTCCGGCGTGGCCACCCTGCCCGGAAAACTGGTCGACTGCGCCTCGGGCGACACCTCGCGCAACGAGCTTTTCATGGTCGAAGGCGATTCGGCGGGCGGCTCGGCCAAGGAAGCACGCGACAAGGATACCCAGGCGGTGCTGCCGCTGCGCGGCAAGGTGCTCAACACCATGAGCAAGGATTCGCGCACGGTGCTCGCCAACAAGGAGCTGCAGGCGATCGCCACCGCGATCGGCGTCGATCCGCACGGGTTCGACGATACGCCGGACCTGTCCGGCCTGCGTTACGGCCGCGTCATCGTCATGACCGATGCCGACGTCGACGGCGGCCACATCCAGGCGTTGCTGCTGACCTTCTTCTTCATGCACTGCCCGAGGCTGGTTGAGGCGGGCCGCGTCTACGTCGCGCAGCCGCCGCTGTTCAAGATCGAGGTTGCGGCGCAAGGCAAAGGCAAGCCCGCGCGGCGGGTGTATTGCCTGGACGAGGAAGAGCTCGACGATGCGCTCGGGCTATTGCGCAAGGAAGGCGTAAAGGAGGGCGCGTGGGAGATCTCACGCTTCAAGGGCCTGGGCGAGATGAGCCCGGAGCAATTGTGGGACACGACCATGAACCCCGACACCCGGCGCCTGGTGCAGATGCGCCTCGCCCGCGACCAGATCAAGCAAGTGCGCTCGACCTTCGAGCTGCTGATGGATGCCGGCGAAGCCGAAGGGCGGCGCAATTGGATGCGCGAGCATTGGAAGACCGTGGAGGCGGATGTTTAG
- a CDS encoding anti-sigma factor antagonist (This anti-anti-sigma factor, or anti-sigma factor antagonist, belongs to a family that includes characterized members SpoIIAA, RsbV, RsfA, and RsfB.): MQLTVSAQRGAVVVAPAGRIDHASAEAFATALQPHLDRCRAGAEALIVDMSGVDYISSVGLRALMVAAKQAEAQAGRIAIAALSPMVREVFEISRFDMVFRIYRSLDDALASEGAGG, encoded by the coding sequence ATGCAGCTCACCGTAAGCGCCCAGCGCGGAGCCGTCGTCGTTGCACCGGCCGGTCGGATCGATCACGCCAGCGCCGAGGCTTTCGCTACCGCGCTGCAGCCGCACCTCGACCGCTGCAGGGCCGGCGCAGAGGCGCTGATCGTCGACATGAGCGGCGTGGACTACATCAGCAGCGTCGGATTGCGCGCGCTCATGGTGGCGGCCAAGCAGGCCGAGGCGCAAGCAGGACGCATCGCCATCGCCGCTTTGAGCCCCATGGTGCGCGAAGTGTTCGAGATCAGCCGCTTCGACATGGTGTTCAGGATCTATCGCAGCCTCGACGATGCGCTCGCCAGCGAAGGGGCCGGCGGGTGA